The Cataglyphis hispanica isolate Lineage 1 chromosome 5, ULB_Chis1_1.0, whole genome shotgun sequence genome has a segment encoding these proteins:
- the LOC126850103 gene encoding serine-rich adhesin for platelets-like isoform X11, with protein sequence MWKVILNVLTTLIVTRLIKADYYEYNQDLYKQNTTPFKCTEDGYHADPHDCRVYYRCVDWGNGNPLTTFRFECGVGTVFSKIKGDICTHPGDSGRPECAGSENELDSNLDNPPENPSPIWTTITPQQTTIQSPVTTPQSIITTQATTRKPETAQSSLTSRPTTDQPENNCKNELECTQEEFLADTCDCKKFYRCVDEGYGKFKKYDFTCGSGTVWDPEIQGCNHAWAVKGNCRQSLENENNINNDGQWHGDMGDNGEQGNDNIGSANQSGQPGQAGDLNNQPGESGQPGQAENPDGQPGQSGSPGYPGIAGTPGFPGYPGTPGSPGTPGSPGTPGSPGTPGSPGSPGTPGSPGTPGSPGTPGSPGTPGSPGTPGSPGTPGSPGTPGSPGTPGSPGTPGSPGTPGSPGTPGSPGTPDSPGTPGFPGMPGSSGIPGSPGTPGPPGTPGSPGIAGSPGIPGSPGNQGTPGFPNNPSSSSYPETSGSSSTSCSPGTSETLSSSSSPDHQLSTDRCTKEGFFAHPNDCRKFYRCVSDGKSFTKYEFQCGVGTVWDSSIESCNHVYTVPHCNHTSDIIPNEPDTSLNEIDSTDRPDTSLLPPMQSSESSTIPPISSRPEISSSTQQAESITSKPIESSQTTSVSYLPPVSSTYPSTTMQVNESISNLPSVTQMTTSISYLPPSSTATTDVTSGSTPDSVSYLPPSTSASIDTKPITSTTSSPLQTGKYECNKEGFYSDPSNCKKFYRCIQGQSGYQKYEFECSPGTAWDQSVQTCNYIEQVASCSMKNNEIDQDSTSSTSNPISGSVITSSTTIASSQITATTSSSAIPTVANIPETSMELSTPEEDKTEASSTTITSVGEKPVSEKPEEIQMPESSSTENLSESSSEQSSSELSEESSSSTESHVSNCTTQKPNNTIVCNNEGFYPHPVRCDKFYRCVDNGNGFNVYHFDCPPGTIFDSSISVCNYPESVYPARDCTTGSTTLSSVNVESTTESETSKESTIITTTIQSTTQQAEESTIISSTTISSTITTTESTITSGTESTTVEISENTENMTESTVESITAITENIIDSSSTERTEAPDSTESTESEKSTTEFEESTTGSQEQSTTESQEQLTTESQEQLTTESQEQLTTESQEQLTTESSNTEGQEQSTTESQEQSTIESQEQSTTESQEQSTTESSELTTMKPASATPCAIGNLTDDQIALVCPTGFRRHPKYCNLFYQCTSEGNMEIKILVLSCPENTIFDEKKIQCLPADKSSDPCTGAKANVRLYRRLENNALSPVKVSSNQLCPEEGHFPYQQGCSNNFYKCKQDIRDNLQGYFYKCPENFIYWSISRRCERVTRLPMCSHLANRNKTDWNNRWQIPTEDFNLSARMLRFS encoded by the exons ATGTGGAAAGTGATCCTGAATGTTTTAACGACATTAATTGTAACAAGACTGATAAAAGCTG attattatgaatataaccAAGATCTATACAAACAGAATACTACTCCCTTCAAGTGTACAGAGGATGGTTACCATGCTGATCCGCATGACTGCAGGGTTTACTACAGATGCGTGGATTGGGGCAACGGCAACCCATTGACAACCTTTAGATTCGAATGTGGAGTAGGCactgtattttcaaaaattaaaggagATATTTGCACACATCCGGGAGATAGCGGTCGCCCTGAATGCGCCGGATCTGAAAATGAACTTGATTCAAATCTAGATAATCCTCCAGAGAATCCTTCTCCCATATGGACAACAATCACACCGCAACAAACCACTATACAATCTCCAGTGACTACACCACAATCAATAATTACGACCCAAGCGACAACCAGAAAACCGGAAACAGCGCAATCATCGCTAACAAGCCGACCAACCACAGATCAaccagaaaataattgtaaaaatgaacTTGAATGTACACAAGAAGAATTTCTAGCCGATACCTGCgactgcaaaaaattttatagatgcgTAGATGAAGGTTACGGAAAGTTTAAAAAGTATGATTTTACATGCGGTTCGGGAACTGTTTGGGACCCAGAAATTCAAGGGTGCAATCATGCCTGGGCTGTCAAAGGAAATTGCAGGCAAAGCTTGgaaaatgaaaacaatattaataatgatggaCAATGGCACGGAGACATGGGAGATAATGGCGAACAAGGAAATGATAATATTGGCAGTGCAAACCAGTCTGGTCAACCAGGACAAGCCGGAGATCTTAATAATCAGCCAGGAGAATCGGGACAACCAGGACAAGCTGAAAATCCAGATGGTCAACCGGGACAATCGGGTTCTCCAGGCTACCCAGGAATAGCAGGCACTCCAGGTTTTCCCGGCTATCCGGGAACACCAGGTTCTCCAGGCACGCCTGGTTCTCCAGGTACGCCAGGTTCTCCAGGTACGCCAGGTTCTCCTGGTTCTCCGGGCACGCCAGGTTCTCCGGGCACGCCAG GTTCTCCGGGCACGCCAGGTTCTCCGGGCACGCCAGGTTCTCCGGGCACGCCAG GTTCTCCGGGTACGCCTGGTTCTCCGGGCACGCCTGGTTCTCCGGGCACGCCTGGTTCTCCGGGCACGCCAG GTTCTCCGGGCACGCCAGGTTCTCCAGGTACACCGGGATCTCCAGGTACACCAGATTCTCCAGGCACGCCAGGTTTTCCAGGCATGCCAGGTTCTTCAGGCATTCCGGGTTCTCCAGGTACACCGGGTCCTCCAGGTACACCAGGTTCTCCGGGTATAGCAGGTTCTCCGGGCATTCCAGGCTCTCCTGGAAATCAAGGGACTCCAGGTTTTCCGAACAATCCAAGCTCTTCGAGCTATCCAGAGACATCAGGTTCTTCAAGCACGTCATGTTCTCCTGGAACTTCTGAAACTTTGAGTTCATCAAGCTCCCCTGACCATCAATTATCGACAG ATCGTTGTACGAAAGAAGGCTTTTTTGCTCATCCAAATGATTGTCGCAAGTTTTATCGATGCGTAAGTGATGGCAAGTCTTTTACAAAATACGAATTTCAATGCGGTGTTGGAACTGTCTGGGATTCATCTATTGAAAGTTGTAATCACGTTTACACCGTACCACATTGCAATCATACAAGCGATATAATTCCGAATGAACCCGACACATCGCTAAACGAAATAGATAGCACCGACAGGCCGGATACGAGTTTATTACCGCCTATGCAATCTTCAGAAAGTTCTACTATTCCACCTATATCTTCAAGACCGGAGATATCGTCTTCGACTCAGCAGGCTGAAAGTATTACGAGTAAACCTATTGAATCATCCCAAACTACATCAGTTTCTTATTTGCCACCCGTTAGTAGTACATATCCATCTACAACAATGCAAGTTAACGAATCCATTTCTAATCTGCCTTCCGTAACTCAAATGACCACTTCTATATCCTATTTACCACCTTCAAGTACTGCAACTACAGATGTAACATCTGGATCCACGCCCGATTCTGTTTCATATTTGCCACCTAGTACTAGCGCATCTATAGATACAAAACCCATAACGAGCACTACATCGTCTCCGCTTCAAACTGGAAAATACGAATGTAATAAAGAAGGTTTCTATTCGGATCCTagtaattgcaaaaaattctatCGTTGTATACAAGGCCAATCTGGTTATCAAAAGTACGAGTTTGAATGTAGTCCAGGCACAGCATGGGATCAATCCGTACAAACATGCAATTATATTGAACAAGTAGCTTCGtgttcaatgaaaaataacgaGATCGATCAAGATTCGACATCCAGTACTTCTAATCCCATATCTGGATCTGTTATCACAAGTTCTACAACTATTGCCTCCAGTCAAATCACTGCAACTACCTCGTCATCCGCAATTCCAACAGTTGCCAATATTCCAGAAACATCTATGGAATTGTCTACGCCGGAAGAAGATAAAACAGAAGCTTCGTCAACAACAATTACTAGCGTCGGCGAAAAACCAGTTTCAGAAAAACCAGAAGAAATTCAAATGCCTGAAAGCTCCAGCACGGAAAATTTATCCGAATCCTCATCCGAACAATCTAGTTCCGAATTAAGCGAAGAATCATCTTCATCTACTGAGTCACACGTATCAAATTGCACGACTCAAAAGCCAAACAATACGATAGTATGCAACAACGAAGGTTTCTATCCACATCCAGTTCGATGTGATAAGTTCTATCGCTGCGTTGATAATGGCAATGGTTTCAACGTGTATCATTTTGATTGTCCACCAGGCACTATATTTGATTCTAGCATCAGCGTATGCAATTATCCTGAATCTGTTTATCCTGCGAGAGATTGTACGACTGGAAGTACTACTTTGAGCAGTGTTAACGTGGAATCCACAACCGAATCTGAAACGTCAAAAGAATCAACGATAATTACCACTACTATACAGAGTACAACTCAACAAGCAGAAGAAAGCACAATTATATCTAGTACAACGATATCGTCTACAATAACTACTACAGAAAGCACTATAACTTCTGGTACAGAATCCACAACTGTggaaatatcagaaaatacCGAAAATATGACAGAGTCCACTGTTGAATCAATTACTGCCAtcacagaaaatattatcgattcaTCTAGCACTGAACGGACTGAAGCTCCTGACTCCACGGAATCAACGGAGTCTGAAAAATCCACGACCGAATTTGAAGAATCTACAACAGGATCTCAGGAACAATCGACGACTGAATCGCAGGAGCAATTGACGACTGAATCGCAGGAGCAATTGACGACTGAATCGCAAGAGCAATTGACGACTGAATCGCAAGAGCAATTAACGACAGAATCATCTAATACGGAAGGTCAAGAGCAATCAACGACTGAATCGCAGGAGCAATCAACGATAGAATCTCAAGAACAGTCTACGACAGAGTCTCAGGAACAATCGACGACTGAATCATCAGAACTAACAACGATGAAACCAGCATCTGCAACACCTTGCGCTATAGGCAATTTGACCGATGACCAAATAGCTCTAGTTTGTCCTACTGGCTTCCGAAGGCAtccaaaatattgcaatttattctaTCAATGTACCTCCGAGGGAAATATGGAAATCAAAATCCTCGTATTGAGTTGCCCCGAAAATACTATATTTGATGAGAAAAAGATTCAGTGTCTACCTGCAGATAAAAGTAGTGATCCATGCACAGGCGCCAAAGCAAACGTCAGATTATATAGAAGACTGGAAAATAATGCTTTATCTCCC GTAAAAGTATCGTCAAATCAGCTTTGTCCGGAAGAAGGACATTTCCCTTACCAACAAGGTTGCagtaacaatttttacaaGTGTAAACAGGACATTCGAGACAATTTACAAGGATACTTTTACAAATGTCCCGAGAACTTTATCTATTGGTCGATTTCCAGAAGATGCGAACGCGTGACGCGTCTTCCAATGTGTTCGCATTTGGCGAACAGAAACAAAACCGATTGGAACAATAGATGGCAAATACCAACCGAAGACTTTAATCTTTCCGCCAGAATGTTACGTTTCTCATGA
- the LOC126850103 gene encoding serine-rich adhesin for platelets-like isoform X22 — MWKVILNVLTTLIVTRLIKADYYEYNQDLYKQNTTPFKCTEDGYHADPHDCRVYYRCVDWGNGNPLTTFRFECGVGTVFSKIKGDICTHPGDSGRPECAGSENELDSNLDNPPENPSPIWTTITPQQTTIQSPVTTPQSIITTQATTRKPETAQSSLTSRPTTDQPENNCKNELECTQEEFLADTCDCKKFYRCVDEGYGKFKKYDFTCGSGTVWDPEIQGCNHAWAVKGNCRQSLENENNINNDGQWHGDMGDNGEQGNDNIGSANQSGQPGQAGDLNNQPGESGQPGQAENPDGQPGQSGSPGYPGIAGTPGFPGYPGTPGSPGTPGSPGTPGSPGTPGSPGSPGTPGSPGTPGSPGTPGSPGTPGSPGTPGSPGTPGSPGTPGSPGTPGSPGTPDSPGTPGFPGMPGSSGIPGSPGTPGPPGTPGSPGIAGSPGIPGSPGNQGTPGFPNNPSSSSYPETSGSSSTSCSPGTSETLSSSSSPDHQLSTDRCTKEGFFAHPNDCRKFYRCVSDGKSFTKYEFQCGVGTVWDSSIESCNHVYTVPHCNHTSDIIPNEPDTSLNEIDSTDRPDTSLLPPMQSSESSTIPPISSRPEISSSTQQAESITSKPIESSQTTSVSYLPPVSSTYPSTTMQVNESISNLPSVTQMTTSISYLPPSSTATTDVTSGSTPDSVSYLPPSTSASIDTKPITSTTSSPLQTGKYECNKEGFYSDPSNCKKFYRCIQGQSGYQKYEFECSPGTAWDQSVQTCNYIEQVASCSMKNNEIDQDSTSSTSNPISGSVITSSTTIASSQITATTSSSAIPTVANIPETSMELSTPEEDKTEASSTTITSVGEKPVSEKPEEIQMPESSSTENLSESSSEQSSSELSEESSSSTESHVSNCTTQKPNNTIVCNNEGFYPHPVRCDKFYRCVDNGNGFNVYHFDCPPGTIFDSSISVCNYPESVYPARDCTTGSTTLSSVNVESTTESETSKESTIITTTIQSTTQQAEESTIISSTTISSTITTTESTITSGTESTTVEISENTENMTESTVESITAITENIIDSSSTERTEAPDSTESTESEKSTTEFEESTTGSQEQSTTESQEQLTTESQEQLTTESQEQLTTESQEQLTTESSNTEGQEQSTTESQEQSTIESQEQSTTESQEQSTTESSELTTMKPASATPCAIGNLTDDQIALVCPTGFRRHPKYCNLFYQCTSEGNMEIKILVLSCPENTIFDEKKIQCLPADKSSDPCTGAKANVRLYRRLENNALSPVKVSSNQLCPEEGHFPYQQGCSNNFYKCKQDIRDNLQGYFYKCPENFIYWSISRRCERVTRLPMCSHLANRNKTDWNNRWQIPTEDFNLSARMLRFS; from the exons ATGTGGAAAGTGATCCTGAATGTTTTAACGACATTAATTGTAACAAGACTGATAAAAGCTG attattatgaatataaccAAGATCTATACAAACAGAATACTACTCCCTTCAAGTGTACAGAGGATGGTTACCATGCTGATCCGCATGACTGCAGGGTTTACTACAGATGCGTGGATTGGGGCAACGGCAACCCATTGACAACCTTTAGATTCGAATGTGGAGTAGGCactgtattttcaaaaattaaaggagATATTTGCACACATCCGGGAGATAGCGGTCGCCCTGAATGCGCCGGATCTGAAAATGAACTTGATTCAAATCTAGATAATCCTCCAGAGAATCCTTCTCCCATATGGACAACAATCACACCGCAACAAACCACTATACAATCTCCAGTGACTACACCACAATCAATAATTACGACCCAAGCGACAACCAGAAAACCGGAAACAGCGCAATCATCGCTAACAAGCCGACCAACCACAGATCAaccagaaaataattgtaaaaatgaacTTGAATGTACACAAGAAGAATTTCTAGCCGATACCTGCgactgcaaaaaattttatagatgcgTAGATGAAGGTTACGGAAAGTTTAAAAAGTATGATTTTACATGCGGTTCGGGAACTGTTTGGGACCCAGAAATTCAAGGGTGCAATCATGCCTGGGCTGTCAAAGGAAATTGCAGGCAAAGCTTGgaaaatgaaaacaatattaataatgatggaCAATGGCACGGAGACATGGGAGATAATGGCGAACAAGGAAATGATAATATTGGCAGTGCAAACCAGTCTGGTCAACCAGGACAAGCCGGAGATCTTAATAATCAGCCAGGAGAATCGGGACAACCAGGACAAGCTGAAAATCCAGATGGTCAACCGGGACAATCGGGTTCTCCAGGCTACCCAGGAATAGCAGGCACTCCAGGTTTTCCCGGCTATCCGGGAACACCAGGTTCTCCAGGCACGCCTGGTTCTCCAGGTACGCCAGGTTCTCCAGGTACGCCAGGTTCTCCTGGTTCTCCGGGCACGCCAG GTTCTCCGGGCACGCCAGGTTCTCCGGGCACGCCAGGTTCTCCGGGCACGCCAGGTTCTCCGGGCACGCCAG GTTCTCCGGGCACGCCAG GTTCTCCGGGCACGCCAGGTTCTCCAGGTACACCGGGATCTCCAGGTACACCAGATTCTCCAGGCACGCCAGGTTTTCCAGGCATGCCAGGTTCTTCAGGCATTCCGGGTTCTCCAGGTACACCGGGTCCTCCAGGTACACCAGGTTCTCCGGGTATAGCAGGTTCTCCGGGCATTCCAGGCTCTCCTGGAAATCAAGGGACTCCAGGTTTTCCGAACAATCCAAGCTCTTCGAGCTATCCAGAGACATCAGGTTCTTCAAGCACGTCATGTTCTCCTGGAACTTCTGAAACTTTGAGTTCATCAAGCTCCCCTGACCATCAATTATCGACAG ATCGTTGTACGAAAGAAGGCTTTTTTGCTCATCCAAATGATTGTCGCAAGTTTTATCGATGCGTAAGTGATGGCAAGTCTTTTACAAAATACGAATTTCAATGCGGTGTTGGAACTGTCTGGGATTCATCTATTGAAAGTTGTAATCACGTTTACACCGTACCACATTGCAATCATACAAGCGATATAATTCCGAATGAACCCGACACATCGCTAAACGAAATAGATAGCACCGACAGGCCGGATACGAGTTTATTACCGCCTATGCAATCTTCAGAAAGTTCTACTATTCCACCTATATCTTCAAGACCGGAGATATCGTCTTCGACTCAGCAGGCTGAAAGTATTACGAGTAAACCTATTGAATCATCCCAAACTACATCAGTTTCTTATTTGCCACCCGTTAGTAGTACATATCCATCTACAACAATGCAAGTTAACGAATCCATTTCTAATCTGCCTTCCGTAACTCAAATGACCACTTCTATATCCTATTTACCACCTTCAAGTACTGCAACTACAGATGTAACATCTGGATCCACGCCCGATTCTGTTTCATATTTGCCACCTAGTACTAGCGCATCTATAGATACAAAACCCATAACGAGCACTACATCGTCTCCGCTTCAAACTGGAAAATACGAATGTAATAAAGAAGGTTTCTATTCGGATCCTagtaattgcaaaaaattctatCGTTGTATACAAGGCCAATCTGGTTATCAAAAGTACGAGTTTGAATGTAGTCCAGGCACAGCATGGGATCAATCCGTACAAACATGCAATTATATTGAACAAGTAGCTTCGtgttcaatgaaaaataacgaGATCGATCAAGATTCGACATCCAGTACTTCTAATCCCATATCTGGATCTGTTATCACAAGTTCTACAACTATTGCCTCCAGTCAAATCACTGCAACTACCTCGTCATCCGCAATTCCAACAGTTGCCAATATTCCAGAAACATCTATGGAATTGTCTACGCCGGAAGAAGATAAAACAGAAGCTTCGTCAACAACAATTACTAGCGTCGGCGAAAAACCAGTTTCAGAAAAACCAGAAGAAATTCAAATGCCTGAAAGCTCCAGCACGGAAAATTTATCCGAATCCTCATCCGAACAATCTAGTTCCGAATTAAGCGAAGAATCATCTTCATCTACTGAGTCACACGTATCAAATTGCACGACTCAAAAGCCAAACAATACGATAGTATGCAACAACGAAGGTTTCTATCCACATCCAGTTCGATGTGATAAGTTCTATCGCTGCGTTGATAATGGCAATGGTTTCAACGTGTATCATTTTGATTGTCCACCAGGCACTATATTTGATTCTAGCATCAGCGTATGCAATTATCCTGAATCTGTTTATCCTGCGAGAGATTGTACGACTGGAAGTACTACTTTGAGCAGTGTTAACGTGGAATCCACAACCGAATCTGAAACGTCAAAAGAATCAACGATAATTACCACTACTATACAGAGTACAACTCAACAAGCAGAAGAAAGCACAATTATATCTAGTACAACGATATCGTCTACAATAACTACTACAGAAAGCACTATAACTTCTGGTACAGAATCCACAACTGTggaaatatcagaaaatacCGAAAATATGACAGAGTCCACTGTTGAATCAATTACTGCCAtcacagaaaatattatcgattcaTCTAGCACTGAACGGACTGAAGCTCCTGACTCCACGGAATCAACGGAGTCTGAAAAATCCACGACCGAATTTGAAGAATCTACAACAGGATCTCAGGAACAATCGACGACTGAATCGCAGGAGCAATTGACGACTGAATCGCAGGAGCAATTGACGACTGAATCGCAAGAGCAATTGACGACTGAATCGCAAGAGCAATTAACGACAGAATCATCTAATACGGAAGGTCAAGAGCAATCAACGACTGAATCGCAGGAGCAATCAACGATAGAATCTCAAGAACAGTCTACGACAGAGTCTCAGGAACAATCGACGACTGAATCATCAGAACTAACAACGATGAAACCAGCATCTGCAACACCTTGCGCTATAGGCAATTTGACCGATGACCAAATAGCTCTAGTTTGTCCTACTGGCTTCCGAAGGCAtccaaaatattgcaatttattctaTCAATGTACCTCCGAGGGAAATATGGAAATCAAAATCCTCGTATTGAGTTGCCCCGAAAATACTATATTTGATGAGAAAAAGATTCAGTGTCTACCTGCAGATAAAAGTAGTGATCCATGCACAGGCGCCAAAGCAAACGTCAGATTATATAGAAGACTGGAAAATAATGCTTTATCTCCC GTAAAAGTATCGTCAAATCAGCTTTGTCCGGAAGAAGGACATTTCCCTTACCAACAAGGTTGCagtaacaatttttacaaGTGTAAACAGGACATTCGAGACAATTTACAAGGATACTTTTACAAATGTCCCGAGAACTTTATCTATTGGTCGATTTCCAGAAGATGCGAACGCGTGACGCGTCTTCCAATGTGTTCGCATTTGGCGAACAGAAACAAAACCGATTGGAACAATAGATGGCAAATACCAACCGAAGACTTTAATCTTTCCGCCAGAATGTTACGTTTCTCATGA